In Halopelagius inordinatus, a single genomic region encodes these proteins:
- a CDS encoding CDC48 family AAA ATPase, with protein MKLIVKPLKQKDAGRGLAAIDREAAESLGLEGGDYIRIENDDDTAIARVWPGYPEDRGTGVIRIDGRLRQQAGAGIDDRVEVEKADVKPAQRVSIALPQNLRIGGNVGTYIRDKLSGQPVTKGQSLQLPLGFGFMASSNQTVPVRVASTQPQGTVVITDSTEVQISQKPAEEIQQTGGGGTGEGPSVAYEDIGGLDRELEQVREMIELPMRHPELFKRLGIQPPQGVLLHGPPGTGKTLIAKAVANEIDASFHTISGPEIMSKYYGESEEQLREIFEEAEESAPAIVFIDEIDSIAPKRGEAGGDVERRVVAQLLSLMDGLDERGEVVVIGATNRVDAIDPALRRGGRFDREIEIGVPDREGRKEILQVHTRNMPLTDDVDIDAYADNTHGFVGADLESLAKEAAMTALRRIRPQLDLEAEEIDAEVLESLEVRPGDFKEAMKGIEPSALREVFVEVPDVTWENVGGLEDTKERLRETIQWPLEYPEVFEAMDMQSAKGVMLYGPPGTGKTLLAKAVANEAESNFISIKGPELLNKFVGESEKGVREVFSKARENAPTVVFFDEIDSIATERGSNTGDSGVSERVVSQLLTELDGLEALEDVVVIATSNRPDLIDSALLRPGRLDRHIHVPVPDEDARRAIFAVHTERKPLADDVDLDELAERTDGYVGADIEALCREASMAASREFIHSVSPEEVGDSLDNVRVTMDHFEDALDEVGPSVTQEVRERYDEIEERFQTSEVKKGKEAEVSRTFQ; from the coding sequence ATGAAACTCATCGTCAAACCCCTAAAGCAGAAGGACGCTGGCCGCGGACTCGCGGCCATCGACCGCGAGGCGGCCGAATCGCTCGGTCTCGAAGGCGGCGACTACATCCGCATCGAGAACGACGACGATACCGCTATCGCTCGCGTCTGGCCCGGCTACCCCGAAGACCGGGGAACCGGCGTCATCCGCATCGACGGACGACTCCGCCAGCAGGCGGGCGCTGGCATAGACGACCGCGTCGAGGTGGAGAAAGCCGACGTAAAGCCCGCACAGCGGGTCTCCATCGCGCTCCCGCAGAACCTCCGTATCGGCGGTAACGTCGGGACGTACATCCGAGACAAGCTCTCGGGTCAGCCCGTCACGAAGGGCCAGAGCCTCCAGCTTCCGCTCGGGTTCGGCTTTATGGCCTCCTCGAACCAGACGGTCCCCGTCCGCGTCGCCTCCACTCAACCGCAGGGGACGGTCGTCATCACGGACTCGACCGAGGTCCAGATAAGCCAGAAACCCGCAGAGGAGATACAGCAGACGGGCGGCGGCGGCACCGGCGAAGGCCCGTCCGTCGCGTACGAGGACATCGGCGGCCTCGACAGGGAACTCGAACAGGTCCGGGAGATGATCGAACTCCCGATGCGCCACCCGGAACTGTTCAAGCGCCTCGGCATCCAACCGCCGCAGGGCGTGCTCCTCCACGGGCCGCCGGGGACGGGCAAGACCCTCATCGCGAAGGCCGTCGCAAACGAGATAGACGCCTCGTTCCACACCATCTCGGGCCCCGAGATAATGTCGAAGTACTACGGGGAGTCCGAAGAGCAGCTCCGCGAGATATTCGAGGAGGCAGAAGAGAGCGCGCCAGCCATCGTCTTCATCGACGAGATAGACTCCATCGCGCCCAAGCGCGGTGAGGCCGGCGGCGACGTCGAACGCCGCGTCGTCGCGCAACTGCTCTCTCTGATGGACGGACTCGACGAACGCGGCGAAGTGGTCGTCATCGGGGCGACCAACCGCGTCGACGCCATCGACCCCGCTCTCCGCCGCGGCGGGCGGTTCGACCGCGAAATCGAAATCGGCGTCCCGGACCGCGAGGGCCGCAAGGAGATTCTCCAGGTCCACACGCGGAACATGCCGCTGACCGACGACGTGGACATCGACGCGTACGCCGACAACACGCACGGGTTCGTCGGCGCGGACCTCGAATCGCTGGCGAAGGAGGCGGCGATGACCGCGCTTCGCCGCATCCGCCCGCAACTCGACTTGGAGGCCGAAGAGATAGACGCCGAAGTGCTCGAATCGCTCGAAGTCCGCCCCGGAGACTTCAAGGAGGCGATGAAGGGTATCGAACCCTCCGCGCTCCGCGAGGTGTTCGTCGAGGTTCCCGACGTCACGTGGGAGAACGTCGGCGGACTCGAAGACACGAAAGAGCGTCTCCGCGAGACCATCCAGTGGCCCCTCGAGTACCCCGAAGTGTTCGAGGCCATGGACATGCAGTCCGCGAAGGGCGTCATGCTCTACGGCCCGCCGGGGACCGGGAAGACGCTCCTCGCGAAGGCCGTCGCCAACGAGGCCGAGTCAAACTTCATCTCGATCAAGGGCCCCGAACTCCTCAACAAGTTCGTCGGGGAGTCCGAGAAGGGCGTCCGCGAGGTGTTCTCGAAGGCTCGGGAGAACGCCCCCACGGTGGTGTTCTTCGACGAGATAGACTCCATCGCGACCGAACGCGGCAGCAACACCGGCGACTCGGGCGTCTCCGAACGCGTCGTCTCGCAACTGCTGACCGAACTCGACGGCCTCGAAGCCCTCGAAGACGTGGTCGTCATCGCGACGTCGAACCGCCCGGACCTCATCGACTCGGCCCTCCTCCGACCGGGTCGTCTCGACAGGCACATCCACGTGCCCGTGCCCGACGAGGACGCGCGCCGCGCCATCTTCGCCGTGCACACCGAGCGTAAACCGCTGGCGGACGACGTGGACTTGGACGAACTCGCAGAACGCACCGACGGCTACGTCGGCGCGGACATCGAAGCGCTCTGCCGCGAGGCGTCGATGGCCGCGAGTCGCGAGTTCATCCACAGCGTCTCGCCCGAGGAAGTCGGCGACTCCCTCGACAACGTCCGCGTCACGATGGACCACTTCGAGGACGCTCTCGACGAAGTCGGCCCGAGCGTCACCCAAGAGGTGCGCGAACGCTACGACGAGATAGAAGAGCGGTTCCAGACCAGCGAGGTCAAAAAGGGCAAGGAAGCCGAAGTCAGCCGCACGTTCCAGTAA
- a CDS encoding alpha/beta fold hydrolase, with the protein MESVTHHGRETAYRTANRGGEGPTVLLVHGSGGTSDVWKSQLRIADDYPVVAVDLSGHGESDDANADAGYEALSAYVDDVLAVAEETDATVFVGNSLGGAVALSAVLQREVSLDALVLAGTGAKLSVLDDLLAWLRDDFERAVEFLHEPDRLFHDASEAYVEHSREAMFEVGREVTERDFLTSHDFDVRGKLDDVEVPTLALVGEHDHLTPRSYHEYFVREIPDCELAVVEDAAHLAMLEEPTAFNAALTDFLDRRVK; encoded by the coding sequence ATGGAATCGGTCACACACCACGGGCGAGAGACTGCCTATCGGACGGCGAACCGCGGTGGCGAAGGGCCGACGGTCCTGTTGGTCCACGGAAGCGGTGGTACGAGCGACGTCTGGAAGTCGCAACTCAGAATCGCGGACGACTACCCCGTCGTCGCAGTCGACCTGAGCGGCCACGGCGAGAGCGACGACGCGAACGCCGACGCCGGGTACGAAGCGCTCTCGGCGTACGTCGACGACGTCCTCGCCGTGGCCGAGGAGACGGACGCCACCGTCTTCGTCGGCAACTCTCTGGGCGGCGCAGTCGCTCTCAGCGCCGTCCTCCAACGCGAGGTATCGCTCGACGCCCTCGTCCTCGCGGGCACGGGCGCGAAACTATCTGTTTTGGACGACTTGCTCGCGTGGCTTCGCGACGACTTCGAACGCGCGGTGGAGTTCCTCCACGAACCGGACCGACTGTTCCACGACGCCTCCGAAGCGTACGTCGAACACTCCCGCGAAGCGATGTTCGAGGTGGGTCGGGAGGTCACGGAGCGCGACTTCCTGACGTCCCACGACTTCGACGTGCGCGGGAAACTGGACGACGTCGAGGTTCCGACCCTCGCTCTCGTCGGCGAACACGACCACCTCACGCCCCGGTCGTATCACGAGTACTTCGTCAGAGAGATACCCGACTGCGAACTCGCAGTCGTCGAGGACGCCGCCCACCTCGCGATGCTCGAAGAACCGACGGCGTTCAACGCCGCCCTGACGGACTTTCTCGACCGGCGAGTGAAGTGA
- a CDS encoding Hsp20/alpha crystallin family protein: MDTQQFAGGNERFIRRYEYDDSWVIAADTGLDDESLDVDIVGTTAIVVAETGDRITETELELPGEDASAETKNGVLTITVQK, translated from the coding sequence ATGGATACGCAACAGTTCGCCGGCGGAAACGAGCGCTTCATCCGCCGCTACGAGTACGACGACAGTTGGGTAATCGCCGCAGACACCGGTCTCGACGACGAGAGCCTGGACGTGGACATCGTGGGCACGACGGCCATCGTGGTCGCCGAAACGGGCGATAGAATTACCGAAACGGAACTCGAACTCCCCGGAGAGGACGCATCGGCCGAGACGAAAAACGGCGTACTCACGATCACCGTTCAAAAATGA